Proteins found in one Immundisolibacter sp. genomic segment:
- the fdxA gene encoding ferredoxin FdxA, with the protein MAFVVTEACIKCKYTDCVEVCPVDCFREGPNMLVIDPDECIDCTLCVAECPVEAIVDEEEVAADQQEFIELNARLSLQWPAITQRKDAPADADAWVGVPAKRKLIEE; encoded by the coding sequence ATGGCCTTCGTCGTCACCGAAGCCTGCATCAAATGCAAGTACACCGACTGCGTGGAAGTGTGTCCGGTGGACTGCTTTCGCGAAGGTCCTAACATGCTGGTCATCGACCCCGACGAGTGCATTGATTGCACCCTGTGTGTGGCCGAGTGCCCGGTCGAGGCGATCGTCGACGAGGAAGAAGTTGCGGCCGACCAGCAGGAATTCATTGAACTGAACGCGCGCCTGTCGCTGCAATGGCCCGCGATCACCCAGCGCAAGGATGCCCCCGCCGATGCCGACGCATGGGTTGGCGTGCCGGCCAAGCGCAAGCTGATAGAAGAATAG
- a CDS encoding ketopantoate reductase family protein, which produces MRIAIAGAGGIGCLLGARLAATGAADVVLLARGEHAARLAGHGLLLDLNGDRQLHRLPVLDTGSDAELAQLAGCDWLLFACKSQHTQRLAGRLRPYVGGDCRLGSLQNGVDNEPVLAKIFDRPVMGGLMRKFFAHITAPGEVEVRGVLEAVLGDYPTGCNQDVTALAELLSLSGITVLLSDDIRRELWRKLVLNNGCNPLAAVTFLDTQRMANDPDMAWVMRNLMREAGAAAAADDVEFSPHELDAVFHWIKGIDPIKPSMQADAERGKPLELDGITGAILRRAGQLGIEVPVTATLHHILMGKYGSGD; this is translated from the coding sequence GTGCGCATTGCCATTGCCGGTGCTGGCGGGATCGGCTGCCTGCTGGGCGCGCGCCTGGCCGCTACCGGCGCGGCCGACGTGGTGCTGTTGGCGCGGGGCGAGCACGCGGCTCGCCTGGCAGGGCACGGGTTGCTGCTTGACCTGAACGGTGATCGACAACTGCACCGCCTGCCGGTGCTGGACACCGGGAGCGACGCCGAACTGGCACAACTGGCTGGCTGTGACTGGCTGCTTTTTGCCTGCAAGAGCCAGCACACGCAGCGCCTGGCCGGGCGCCTGCGGCCCTACGTCGGCGGCGACTGCCGGTTGGGCTCATTGCAAAACGGTGTCGATAACGAGCCGGTCCTGGCCAAGATCTTCGACCGTCCGGTCATGGGCGGCCTCATGCGCAAGTTCTTCGCGCACATCACCGCCCCGGGCGAGGTGGAAGTGCGCGGTGTGCTCGAAGCGGTGCTCGGCGACTATCCGACCGGTTGCAACCAGGACGTGACGGCGCTGGCGGAACTGCTGAGTCTGTCCGGTATTACTGTTTTGCTCAGCGACGACATTCGCCGCGAACTTTGGCGAAAGCTGGTTCTGAACAACGGCTGCAACCCGCTGGCAGCGGTGACTTTTCTGGATACCCAGCGCATGGCCAATGACCCGGACATGGCCTGGGTAATGCGCAACCTGATGCGCGAGGCCGGCGCCGCGGCGGCGGCTGATGATGTGGAGTTCAGCCCGCACGAACTGGACGCCGTTTTCCACTGGATCAAGGGCATCGACCCGATCAAGCCTTCCATGCAGGCCGACGCCGAGCGTGGCAAGCCTCTGGAACTGGACGGCATCACCGGTGCCATCCTGCGGCGGGCGGGGCAGCTGGGAATCGAGGTTCCGGTCACCGCCACGCTGCACCATATCCTGATGGGCAAGTACGGCAGTGGCGATTGA
- a CDS encoding PIN domain nuclease, translating into MILVDSSVWIDYFRGNATPQADRLDTLLATEPLAIGDSILLEVLQGFNDEKEFNLAKKLLSRLTPVDLGGYDIAIQAARNYRTLRMLGVTVRRTIDTVIATRCIESNYTLLHSDRDFEPFVTHLKLRCVL; encoded by the coding sequence GTGATCCTGGTCGACTCAAGCGTCTGGATCGACTATTTTCGAGGAAACGCGACGCCACAGGCCGACCGGCTCGACACCTTGCTGGCGACGGAGCCACTGGCCATCGGTGACTCGATTCTGCTCGAAGTCCTTCAGGGCTTTAACGACGAGAAAGAGTTCAACCTGGCAAAGAAGCTGCTGAGCCGCTTGACCCCCGTCGACCTTGGTGGGTATGACATTGCCATTCAAGCCGCCCGGAATTATCGGACCCTGCGAATGCTGGGCGTGACCGTGCGCAGGACTATCGATACCGTAATTGCCACGCGGTGTATCGAGAGTAATTACACGCTGCTGCACAGCGATAGGGACTTCGAACCATTCGTAACGCACTTGAAGCTGCGCTGCGTGCTCTAG
- a CDS encoding TMEM165/GDT1 family protein — protein sequence MTWQAFVPIFVTIFLAEIGDKTQLATMLFSSDASANRWLIFFAASAALVLAAGIGVLIGAQLERFVSVSSLKLIAGFGFIGIGLWTLLSR from the coding sequence GTGACCTGGCAAGCCTTTGTCCCCATTTTTGTGACGATTTTCCTCGCCGAGATTGGCGACAAGACGCAGCTGGCGACGATGCTGTTTTCCTCCGACGCGAGCGCGAACCGGTGGCTGATTTTTTTCGCCGCATCGGCCGCACTGGTACTGGCGGCGGGGATCGGCGTGTTGATCGGCGCGCAACTGGAGCGTTTCGTGTCCGTCTCAAGCTTGAAGCTGATAGCCGGATTTGGCTTTATCGGCATTGGGCTGTGGACTTTGCTGTCCAGATAA
- a CDS encoding type II toxin-antitoxin system VapB family antitoxin — translation MRTNIVIDDQLMKDTLRATGLKTKRAAVELGLRTLLRLRQQDEIRRFRGKLHWQGDLDAMRADR, via the coding sequence ATGCGCACCAATATCGTGATTGACGACCAACTGATGAAAGACACGCTGCGCGCCACTGGCCTGAAGACCAAACGCGCGGCAGTGGAGCTTGGCCTGCGAACCCTGCTGCGGTTGCGTCAACAGGACGAAATCCGGCGCTTTCGAGGCAAGTTGCACTGGCAGGGCGACCTGGATGCAATGCGAGCGGACAGGTGA